The Candidatus Cloacimonas sp. genome includes a region encoding these proteins:
- the tuf gene encoding elongation factor Tu: MAKEKYVRTKPHLNVGTIGHIDHGKTTLTAAITLYLSKKGGAKFRSFDSIDNAPEEKARGITIATAHVEYETDARHYAHIDCPGHADYIKNMITGAAQMDGAILVVSADDGPMPQTREHILLARQVGVPAIVVFMNKCDLVDDPELLDLVEMEVRELLDKYEFPGAEVPVIRGSALKALNGDPEAEQQIQQLLDAVDTYIPLPERPVDKPFLLPVEDVFSIPGRGTVATGRVDRGVIKVGDKVERVGIRETVETTCTGVEMFRKLLDEAQAGDNIGVLLRGFGKKDVVRGMVLAKPKSITPHTKFIGQTYVLTEEEGGRKKPFQTGYRPQFYFRTTDVTGSLTLPEGVKMVMPGDNVEIQAELITPIAMEQGLRFAIREGGHTIGSGVVSQMLE, translated from the coding sequence ATGGCAAAAGAGAAATATGTTCGCACTAAGCCACATCTGAATGTGGGAACAATTGGTCATATAGACCATGGAAAAACAACGCTGACTGCAGCGATTACTTTGTATCTGAGTAAAAAAGGCGGAGCCAAATTCCGTTCATTTGACAGTATTGATAATGCTCCGGAAGAAAAAGCCCGCGGTATAACTATTGCTACAGCTCATGTCGAATATGAAACAGATGCCCGTCATTATGCTCATATTGACTGCCCCGGTCATGCCGATTATATTAAAAATATGATCACTGGTGCAGCTCAAATGGATGGAGCAATTTTGGTTGTTAGCGCTGATGATGGACCAATGCCTCAAACCCGTGAGCATATTTTGCTTGCCCGCCAAGTTGGTGTACCTGCAATAGTTGTCTTTATGAATAAATGTGATTTAGTGGATGATCCGGAACTGCTTGACTTGGTGGAAATGGAAGTGCGTGAATTGCTTGATAAATATGAATTTCCGGGAGCGGAAGTTCCAGTGATTCGTGGTTCTGCTTTAAAAGCACTCAATGGAGATCCTGAAGCTGAGCAGCAAATTCAGCAACTTTTGGATGCCGTTGATACTTATATTCCACTTCCCGAACGCCCAGTTGATAAGCCCTTCTTATTGCCCGTGGAAGATGTTTTCAGTATTCCTGGCAGAGGAACCGTAGCTACAGGCCGCGTGGATAGAGGCGTAATTAAAGTTGGTGATAAGGTTGAACGGGTAGGTATCAGAGAAACAGTGGAAACAACTTGCACAGGCGTGGAAATGTTCCGTAAACTTTTGGACGAAGCTCAAGCCGGAGATAATATCGGTGTGCTGTTACGCGGTTTCGGTAAAAAAGATGTCGTGCGCGGTATGGTATTAGCCAAACCCAAATCCATTACTCCACACACAAAATTTATAGGTCAGACCTATGTATTAACCGAAGAAGAAGGTGGACGCAAGAAACCCTTCCAAACCGGTTACCGTCCTCAGTTTTATTTTCGCACTACTGATGTTACAGGTAGTTTAACTCTTCCCGAAGGAGTAAAAATGGTTATGCCCGGTGACAATGTTGAAATTCAAGCGGAATTAATAACTCCAATTGCTATGGAACAAGGGCTGCGTTTTGCTATTCGTGAAGGTGGGCATACCATCGGTAGCGGTGTAGTTTCCCAAATGTTAGAATAA
- the rpmG gene encoding 50S ribosomal protein L33, which yields MRDIIILACEECKNRNYTTTRNKRKHPSRMELKKYCPTCRKHTVHKQR from the coding sequence ATGAGAGATATAATTATCCTTGCCTGCGAAGAATGCAAGAATCGTAATTATACTACTACGCGTAATAAACGCAAGCATCCGTCCAGAATGGAGCTGAAAAAGTATTGCCCCACCTGCCGGAAACATACTGTTCATAAGCAGCGTTAA
- a CDS encoding YiiX/YebB-like N1pC/P60 family cysteine hydrolase, with protein sequence MSFRDLAKLGLTTLILLLIGSSAIFSGRTANLSSKSNSEIPALALSKLQDGDVILRKGNSLLSELIARNFPAAEGMSHCGFIFKIDNHYQVIHTISKSLSDIDGIRMSSLEDFIREAKQNRICIIRYHKELNSNEMKEKCLLLLKQKTPFDDNFDLSDSSKLYCSELLRQIYLEEGEQDFFQKRKIAGVSVIDFSTFFNPKLFTPVYKNY encoded by the coding sequence ATGTCTTTCAGAGACCTTGCCAAATTAGGTCTAACCACATTAATTTTATTGCTTATTGGCAGTTCGGCTATATTTTCAGGCAGGACTGCCAATTTATCTTCAAAAAGTAATTCTGAGATACCCGCTTTGGCATTAAGCAAATTGCAAGATGGCGATGTAATCCTTAGAAAAGGTAACAGTTTATTATCAGAACTCATAGCCCGAAATTTTCCCGCGGCAGAAGGTATGTCTCATTGTGGTTTTATCTTTAAAATAGATAACCATTATCAAGTTATCCATACCATTTCCAAATCACTTTCCGATATTGATGGCATTAGAATGAGTTCTTTGGAAGATTTTATCCGGGAGGCAAAACAAAATCGGATTTGCATTATTCGCTATCATAAAGAATTGAATTCGAACGAAATGAAAGAAAAATGCCTTCTTCTGCTCAAACAAAAGACACCTTTTGACGATAATTTCGACCTTAGCGATTCTTCCAAATTGTATTGTTCTGAACTATTACGCCAGATTTATTTGGAAGAAGGAGAGCAAGATTTCTTTCAAAAACGAAAAATTGCAGGCGTTTCCGTGATTGATTTTTCCACTTTCTTTAATCCTAAACTGTTTACGCCTGTTTATAAAAACTACTGA